In Effusibacillus lacus, the genomic window AACGGCCCCGGTCGATCCCGAACCTCACTATGCACAGATCATCAAGGCTGACAAGATCAAGACCATTGAAGTTCTGCCGAAGGATGAGAAGCGTCCGAACTCCGTATGGAAGCAGGAAGATGCCCGGATTGAACGGAAGGGCAATGAGGTTCACGTATACGGAATCGCCATGCGCTCCAAGTTTATATTCGATGGCAAAGCAGAGCGCAAGGATGTTGTAACTGTCAAGCAAGGGGATAAGGTCATTTTCCATCTGACCAACATTGACCTCGACGAGGACATCACTCACGGTTTTGCAGTCAACGCTTACAACCAGAATATGGAAATTCAGCCAGGCGAAACCAAAACTATGGAATTTGTGGCTGACAAAGCGGGAACGTACCCGATTTACTGTACCAACTTCTGTTCGGCGCTTCACCAGGAAATGAGCGGATATCTGTTGGTTGAACCCAAGTGACAGGAATTTCAGAAAGGGAAAAGGGTATCGCCAGATACCCTTTTCCATATAAGGAGATGGGGAACGTGGCCAATAGACTATCAGGTATCTCCTCCACTGCCTTGTTGCTGGCAGCCGTACTGTTGGCTGGATCGATTTTCCTTCCGTGGTGGGGGATGTCGTTTTATGCCCCTCAATATCCTGAGGGCCTGACCGTCCTGGTTTACCCCGACAAATTGGAAGGCAAAGTGGATATTATAAACGGGCTGAACCATTACATCGGGATGAAGCAGTTTAGCGAAGATTCATTTCCGGAATTCCGTTATTTGCCTTACCTGATTGGTCTGATGGCTCTACTCACCGCAGCGGTCGGGGTGGCCAGACAGA contains:
- a CDS encoding cupredoxin domain-containing protein — protein: IAKDSYLSVGPSHPESMQLIDLTGSKMKVIQTAPVDPEPHYAQIIKADKIKTIEVLPKDEKRPNSVWKQEDARIERKGNEVHVYGIAMRSKFIFDGKAERKDVVTVKQGDKVIFHLTNIDLDEDITHGFAVNAYNQNMEIQPGETKTMEFVADKAGTYPIYCTNFCSALHQEMSGYLLVEPK